The Arcanobacterium pinnipediorum genome includes the window TGGTTCTTCACCAAGCGGAGTAGGGCGCAATTCATCCATCGGGAAAGACATTACGTCTGTAGGACCTTCTAGATCCATCCACTCCACATGCAAGGCAGCCATTGCTTCTTCGTCAAGCATCACAATCGACAAATCTGCTTGCGGGTGGACGCGCAAATCGTCAAGAACCCATGTTGCCAGTTCTGAAATTTCATCCAGTACTGGCGCCGGATGAAAACCGGATTCATCGTTGACGTCAATCATGAGTATCCTCCCCTGCATAGCGCGCATAGGCATCAATAATATCGGCAACTAATCGATGACGGACCACATCCGAGGCGCCGAGTTCACTAAATTTAATGTGGTCTACATTGCGCAAGATCCGACGCACGAGCCCCAAACCTGACTTTGCATGACGCGGTAAATCCACCTGAGTCAGGTCACCAGTAACTACGATCTTTGAGTTAAACCCGAGCCGTGTCAAAAACATCTTCATTTGCTCAGGAGTAGTGTTTTGTGCCTCATCTAAAATCACAAATGCGTCATTGAGGGTACGTCCACGCATATAAGCCAGTGGGGCCACCTCAATTGTGCCTGCCGCAAGCAATTTCGGTATCGCTTCTGGATCGATCATGTCATAGAGCGCATCGTAGAGGGGACGCATATATGGATCAATTTTGTCATTGAGTGACCCAGGCAAATAACCCAACGATTCGCCAGCTTCGACGACCGGGCGCGTCATAATAATGCGCTTGACCTGATTTGTTTGCAGCGCTACAACCGCTTTAGCCATCGCTAAATATGTTTTTCCAGTACCAGCGGGGCCAATACCAAAAACAATGGTGTTTTCGTCAATAGCATCCACATATTCTTTTTGTCCCAATGTTTTTGGCCGAATAGTTTTGCCACGAGCGGTGAGAATATCGGTTGTTAACACCTCAGTTGGTCGCCGCAATCCCTCAACAGTGAGCTTCAAAGCGCGCTCGACAGCCTCAGTAGTCAAATGTTGACCTGAGCTTGCAACGGAAATCAGTTCGCTGATGAGGTCGCGCGCCACGTCGATCTCTGGCTGGCTGCCGGTGATACGGATTTCACGCCCACGCACATGTAACTGCACTGGCGCCAGGCCTTTTTCTAACACGCGCAACACATCATCGCGTTGCCCTAGGACGTTAATCATCGGGATACGCTCGGGAACGGTTACTACATGAGTCATATTCATCGGTTCCATTCTACGCGTTTGCTCGAATAACAGCGATAGCCCACGGACCAGCAGTAGCGGAACGTAACACGTTTTGACCAAGAAGTACTATCTGGGCGCCGGCGTTAAGGAACATTTCGCGCTCTTGATCGGTGATACCACCTTCAGGTCCAACAATAAGTACGATGTGCTCCCCAAGCTGGTCAAGGGCGGATACTAGCGTTTGACTAGCCGTTTCATGACAGACAAAGACACGCCCACCATCGGCAACCACCTGGGAAATATATTGTGCTAATTCTTTGCTCGAAACCACATCACGAACCTGTGGCACCCACGATCTGCGCGATTGTTTTGCGGCAGCTATGGCGCTGGCCTCCCATTTGGCTTGACCTTTGCGGGCTTTAGCCGGGTCAGACCACGAAACAATACTGCGCTCTGCCTGCCACGGAATGAAACTATCGGCGCCATATTCAGTGGCGGTCTCTACGGCTTGCTCATCGCGCCCACCCTTTGCTAGGGCTTGGACTAACGTAATGTGTGCTCCGTGGGGCTGATCTTGCTCTACGGCCAGCGCAGACCCCACGAGTTCGGTTTTCGATACCGCTGTAACTGCGATGGTTACGCGCAAACCACGGCCATTGACGACGTCGATGTGTTCGCCAACGCGGGTGCGGCGCACTGTGGCTGCATGATGGGCTTCGCCTGCGCTCAGTTGCACAACATCGCCTGGGCTGATCTGAGTCAGGGTGGTATCAATATATACGGGAAGTGTCATTAAGCTCGCCCAGTAAACTTATCGCGCAATTTTGAAAAAACTGAAGCTCCTGCAGTAACCGGTTTAGTATGCCGTTCCTCGCCCCGAAGCTCGGCTAGTTGTTCGAGTAACGAACGCTGTTCGTCGTCGAGATCGGTTGGAGTTACTACCGCCATCTGCAACTTCAAATCACCGCGCGTACCGCGATGTAATCTACCCACTCCCAAGCCCGGTAAGGTGATAATATCGCCAGCTTGCATTCCTGGTTCGATCTTTATGGTGTGTGGACCGTCGAAGGTCTCCACATCGAGTGTGGTTCCTAAAGCTGCGGCAGTCATCGGAATTTCGATGGCACCAACCAAGTTATCGCCTTGGCGCGCAAAGAGCGGATCTTCACCAATATAGACTTCAAGGAACAAATCACCTGCTGGACCACCGGCTTGGCCAGCATCGCCACGTCCTTGCATGCGAATACGCATCCCGTTTTCTACACCGGCAGGAATATTGACCGTAACGGATCGGTTTGCTCGTACCCGGCCTTCACCTGCGCACTCCGGGCATGGGGAGGTAATAATAGTGCCATATCCTTGGCATTGGTTACAGGCCACAACAGACACCATTTGGCCGAGAATCGAATTCGTGACGCGTTGCATCGAGCCAGAACCGTGGCATTGTGGGCAGGTCACCGGTTCGGTGCCTGGCGCGCTCATGTTGCCATGGCACGTTCCACATTCGACCAGCGCATCGATGCTGATCTTCTTCTCCACCCCAAAAACTACCTCTTTGAGGTCTAAATCGAGACGAACTAGAGAATCTGCGCCGCGTCGAACCCGCGAAGCAGGTCCGCGCTCAGCTGCCCCGCCGCCAAAGAAACTGGAGAAAATATCGCCGAATCCGCCGTCGAAAGCAAAGCCTGCGTTACCGAATCCGCCGCCACCGTTTTTGACTGCATCTGCGCCACCCATGTCATACATTTGGCGCTTTTCTTTGTTCGACAGTACATCGTAGGCCTCAGAGACTTCTTTAAACTGTTCGGCGCCATCTGGCCCGGCGACGTCAGGATGGAGCTTACGCGCTAATTTGCGGTAAGCTTTCTTGATTTCTTCCGGGGTTGCATTCCGGTCTACACCAAGAGTTTGGTAATAATCAGCCACGTGATCCTTCTTCGCTTATGTGGGTTGTGTGAAAAATATTAGCGGGACTCATGCGTCCCAGAGAGAATATCGGATAAGTATTTTGCTACCGCATGCACCCCAGACATGGTGCGCTGATAGTCCATGCGTGTTGGACCAATGATCCCTAGCCGAGCAACTGAGGATTGGTTTGTTCCCGAATACGAGGTTGATACAACCGAGGCGTTATCAATTTTTGCTTCAGTGTTTTCGCGGCCGATCTGGACTGCAAGGCCACCTTGAGTTGGTGCCAGCATGCGCATTAGCACAACTTGTTCTTCCAAGATGTCAAGTAAGTCAGACATTGTACCGTTGAAATCGGCATCGTATTGGGCGAGGTTCTTTCGTCCTGCAACAACAACGTGTTCTTCAGAATCAGCGGCTAAGACTTGAACGATCATCTCCCCGATTGTTTGCGCCAGGTTCGACGTCGATTCGGGGACGTCTGCGTAAACGTTGGCTAAGGCCTGATCTAGATCGGAAAGTTTCTTGCCCACGCACTGGGCATTGACAATGTTGCGCACGGTGGCGATATTCTCACTCGTTGTTGGCTCGTTGAGCGTCAAGGTTCGCTCTTCGACTCGCCCTTCGTCGGTAATAATGATTAACAAGACCCGAAGTTGGCCTAACGGAACCAACTCCACATGGCGCAAAACTGTGCGACGCAGCGATGGATATTGAATAATGGCAACTTGCCCGGTGATACGTGCTAACGCTCTTGTGGCGCGTTCTAAAACGTCATCAAGATCTTCGGCACATGTTAAGACCTTTTCTATGGCGCGACGTTCAGCAATCGAGAGCGGTTTGATGTCATGAATGGAATCGACAAACTCCCGGTATCCGGCATCTGTTGGTATGCGCCCTGCTGAGGTGTGGGGTTGAACGATGAGGCCAGCTTCTTCTAAGTGGGACATATCGTTTCGCACTGTTGCCGGAGAAACTCCTAGCTTATGCCGTTCGACAATACCTTTAGAACCAACAGGTTCGCGGGTGGCAACGTAGTCACGCACAATCGCGTTAAGCACGATTTTCTTGCGTTGATCTAACACGTAACCTCCTTAATGCTATCTTCGCGGTTCACTGGTATCTAACTCGCAGTCTGCGGGCACATCGAGTTTGCACTCGCAGGCTCCGAGTGCC containing:
- a CDS encoding 16S rRNA (uracil(1498)-N(3))-methyltransferase, with the protein product MTLPVYIDTTLTQISPGDVVQLSAGEAHHAATVRRTRVGEHIDVVNGRGLRVTIAVTAVSKTELVGSALAVEQDQPHGAHITLVQALAKGGRDEQAVETATEYGADSFIPWQAERSIVSWSDPAKARKGQAKWEASAIAAAKQSRRSWVPQVRDVVSSKELAQYISQVVADGGRVFVCHETASQTLVSALDQLGEHIVLIVGPEGGITDQEREMFLNAGAQIVLLGQNVLRSATAGPWAIAVIRANA
- a CDS encoding PhoH family protein → MTHVVTVPERIPMINVLGQRDDVLRVLEKGLAPVQLHVRGREIRITGSQPEIDVARDLISELISVASSGQHLTTEAVERALKLTVEGLRRPTEVLTTDILTARGKTIRPKTLGQKEYVDAIDENTIVFGIGPAGTGKTYLAMAKAVVALQTNQVKRIIMTRPVVEAGESLGYLPGSLNDKIDPYMRPLYDALYDMIDPEAIPKLLAAGTIEVAPLAYMRGRTLNDAFVILDEAQNTTPEQMKMFLTRLGFNSKIVVTGDLTQVDLPRHAKSGLGLVRRILRNVDHIKFSELGASDVVRHRLVADIIDAYARYAGEDTHD
- the dnaJ gene encoding molecular chaperone DnaJ, which codes for MADYYQTLGVDRNATPEEIKKAYRKLARKLHPDVAGPDGAEQFKEVSEAYDVLSNKEKRQMYDMGGADAVKNGGGGFGNAGFAFDGGFGDIFSSFFGGGAAERGPASRVRRGADSLVRLDLDLKEVVFGVEKKISIDALVECGTCHGNMSAPGTEPVTCPQCHGSGSMQRVTNSILGQMVSVVACNQCQGYGTIITSPCPECAGEGRVRANRSVTVNIPAGVENGMRIRMQGRGDAGQAGGPAGDLFLEVYIGEDPLFARQGDNLVGAIEIPMTAAALGTTLDVETFDGPHTIKIEPGMQAGDIITLPGLGVGRLHRGTRGDLKLQMAVVTPTDLDDEQRSLLEQLAELRGEERHTKPVTAGASVFSKLRDKFTGRA
- the hrcA gene encoding heat-inducible transcriptional repressor HrcA, producing the protein MLDQRKKIVLNAIVRDYVATREPVGSKGIVERHKLGVSPATVRNDMSHLEEAGLIVQPHTSAGRIPTDAGYREFVDSIHDIKPLSIAERRAIEKVLTCAEDLDDVLERATRALARITGQVAIIQYPSLRRTVLRHVELVPLGQLRVLLIIITDEGRVEERTLTLNEPTTSENIATVRNIVNAQCVGKKLSDLDQALANVYADVPESTSNLAQTIGEMIVQVLAADSEEHVVVAGRKNLAQYDADFNGTMSDLLDILEEQVVLMRMLAPTQGGLAVQIGRENTEAKIDNASVVSTSYSGTNQSSVARLGIIGPTRMDYQRTMSGVHAVAKYLSDILSGTHESR